A single genomic interval of Demequina sp. NBRC 110054 harbors:
- a CDS encoding ABC transporter ATP-binding protein, with protein MSTDTTVATDRGVRVTGLTKVFGEGDNAVHALKGIDLDIPSGELVVILGPSGSGKTTLCNIIGGIEPSTDGKVEVAGADISDVAPAKLSDFRRDHVGFIFQFFNLIPTLTARENVEVIMEMTGRGDKARAPEVLEAVGLGDRMDNFPAQLSGGQQQRVAVARALATDPDILFADEPTGALDLPTGQQILGLLQDLHRQGRTIIIVTHNVSVAQIADRVITLVDGQIASSERNENPADAADVTW; from the coding sequence ATGAGCACCGACACCACCGTCGCGACCGACCGCGGCGTCCGCGTCACCGGCCTCACCAAGGTCTTCGGGGAGGGCGACAACGCCGTCCACGCCCTCAAGGGAATCGACCTCGACATCCCGTCGGGCGAGCTCGTCGTGATCCTCGGACCATCGGGCTCGGGCAAGACGACCCTGTGCAACATCATCGGCGGCATCGAGCCGTCCACCGACGGCAAGGTCGAGGTCGCGGGAGCGGACATCAGCGACGTCGCACCTGCCAAGCTGTCGGACTTCCGCCGGGACCACGTCGGCTTCATCTTCCAGTTCTTCAACCTCATCCCCACGCTCACCGCGCGAGAGAACGTCGAGGTGATCATGGAGATGACCGGCCGCGGCGACAAGGCGCGGGCTCCCGAGGTGCTCGAGGCCGTCGGCCTCGGCGACCGGATGGACAACTTCCCGGCGCAGCTGTCGGGCGGCCAGCAGCAGCGCGTGGCCGTGGCGCGCGCCCTCGCGACCGACCCCGACATCCTGTTCGCGGACGAGCCGACCGGCGCCCTCGACCTGCCCACGGGGCAGCAGATCCTCGGCCTGCTCCAGGACCTTCACCGTCAGGGCAGGACGATCATCATCGTCACCCACAACGTCTCGGTCGCCCAGATCGCGGATCGCGTCATCACGCTCGTCGACGGCCAGATCGCGTCGAGCGAACGCAATGAGAACCCCGCCGACGCCGCCGACGTGACCTGGTGA
- a CDS encoding TetR/AcrR family transcriptional regulator, translating into MGSMDQSTPSEATTARDQIRACALELFAERGVAGTSVRDIAACAGTSPANVLHHYGSKEGLRDAIDEEVARMFDVAASSPPAELADALAADQGSGSFAELLLSVVPPDSPVPTYVRRLLLDGGDAGRRLFRGWFQAARTMQDGLVAAGVAREAADPDARAAFLIVNDLAMILLREHIADAIGTDPLSPEGAARWTADALDVYHHGAFHLPTKTAEAPETSPTTASSLSPHDLTQPHKERA; encoded by the coding sequence ATGGGAAGCATGGATCAGTCGACACCGTCCGAGGCCACCACCGCACGGGACCAGATCCGCGCGTGCGCCCTCGAGCTGTTCGCCGAGCGCGGGGTCGCGGGCACGAGCGTGCGCGACATCGCCGCATGCGCGGGCACCTCGCCCGCGAACGTCCTCCACCACTACGGCTCCAAGGAGGGCCTGCGCGACGCGATCGATGAGGAGGTGGCGCGCATGTTCGACGTCGCCGCCTCCTCGCCCCCCGCGGAGCTCGCCGACGCCCTCGCCGCGGACCAGGGCTCCGGCAGCTTCGCGGAGCTGCTGCTCTCCGTCGTCCCTCCCGACTCCCCCGTCCCCACGTACGTGAGGCGCCTGCTCCTGGACGGGGGCGACGCGGGCCGCCGGCTCTTCCGCGGATGGTTCCAGGCGGCCAGGACGATGCAGGACGGGCTGGTCGCGGCGGGCGTCGCCAGGGAGGCGGCCGACCCGGACGCCCGCGCGGCGTTCCTGATCGTCAACGACCTCGCGATGATCCTGCTGCGCGAGCACATCGCCGACGCGATCGGCACCGACCCCCTCAGCCCCGAGGGCGCCGCGCGCTGGACCGCCGACGCGCTCGACGTCTACCACCACGGCGCGTTCCATCTGCCGACCAAGACGGCCGAGGCCCCTGAGACCTCGCCGACCACCGCATCGTCCCTGTCCCCCCACGACCTCACCCAGCCACACAAGGAGCGCGCATGA
- the purD gene encoding phosphoribosylamine--glycine ligase: protein MIVLLVGSGAREHALARALHLDPAVTQLHAAPGNPGIGEIAKLHSVDANDGLAVASLAALVHADLVVVGPEAPLVAGVADAVRAEGIPVFGPSGEAAMLEGSKAFAKEIMAAADVPTAAPRVCTTVDQVAAALDEFGAPHVVKDDGLAAGKGVVVTSDRAEALAHGEAIVNAGGQVVIEEYLDGPEVSLFCICDGKTVVPLQPAQDFKRAYDADEGPNTGGMGAYTPLPWAPEGLVDEVVRTVAQPTVDEMARRGTPFVGVLYCGLALTSKGTRVVEFNARFGDPETQVVLSQLSTPLGGVLMAAAQGGLDAIPPLEWKDGAAVTVVLAAHGYPADPRKGDRITGIKVAERIDGVHVLHAGTSSDGEGHLLALGGRVLSVVGEGADLTAARDKAYEGIAPIELDGSHHRSDIAARAAAGENLLEA, encoded by the coding sequence GTGATCGTCCTTCTTGTCGGAAGCGGCGCCCGCGAGCATGCGCTCGCCCGCGCGCTCCACCTCGACCCCGCCGTCACCCAGCTCCACGCCGCCCCCGGCAACCCGGGCATCGGTGAGATCGCGAAGCTGCACTCCGTCGACGCGAACGACGGCCTCGCCGTCGCCTCGCTCGCGGCCCTGGTCCACGCCGACCTGGTCGTCGTGGGTCCCGAGGCGCCGCTCGTTGCGGGCGTCGCCGACGCGGTGCGCGCCGAGGGCATCCCCGTGTTCGGGCCCAGCGGCGAGGCCGCGATGCTCGAGGGCTCCAAGGCCTTCGCCAAGGAGATCATGGCCGCCGCGGACGTCCCGACCGCCGCGCCCCGCGTGTGCACGACGGTGGACCAGGTCGCCGCGGCGCTCGACGAGTTCGGTGCCCCGCACGTCGTCAAGGACGACGGTCTCGCGGCGGGCAAGGGAGTGGTCGTCACGTCCGACCGCGCCGAGGCCCTCGCCCACGGCGAGGCGATCGTGAACGCAGGCGGCCAGGTCGTCATCGAGGAGTACCTCGACGGACCCGAGGTCTCCCTCTTCTGCATCTGCGACGGCAAGACCGTCGTGCCGCTCCAGCCCGCGCAGGACTTCAAGCGCGCCTACGACGCCGACGAGGGCCCCAACACGGGCGGCATGGGCGCCTACACCCCGCTCCCCTGGGCCCCCGAGGGCCTCGTGGATGAGGTCGTGCGCACCGTCGCCCAGCCCACGGTCGACGAGATGGCTCGCCGCGGCACTCCCTTCGTCGGAGTGCTCTACTGCGGCCTCGCGCTCACCTCGAAGGGCACGCGCGTCGTCGAGTTCAACGCGCGCTTCGGCGACCCCGAGACCCAGGTGGTCCTCTCGCAGCTGAGCACCCCGCTCGGCGGCGTCCTCATGGCCGCGGCCCAGGGCGGCCTCGACGCCATCCCGCCGCTCGAGTGGAAGGACGGCGCCGCCGTCACCGTGGTCCTCGCGGCCCACGGCTACCCCGCGGATCCGCGCAAGGGCGACCGCATCACGGGCATCAAGGTGGCCGAGCGCATCGATGGCGTCCACGTGCTCCACGCGGGCACGTCCTCCGACGGCGAGGGGCACCTGCTCGCCTTGGGCGGCCGTGTGCTGTCGGTCGTCGGCGAGGGCGCGGACCTGACCGCCGCCCGCGACAAGGCCTATGAGGGGATCGCGCCGATCGAGCTCGACGGCTCCCACCACCGCAGCGACATCGCCGCGCGCGCCGCCGCGGGCGAGAACCTCCTGGAGGCCTGA
- a CDS encoding phosphoribosylaminoimidazolesuccinocarboxamide synthase, whose product MPGHVVPPTAPELPGWKHVYSGKIRDLYEPVEPHPRGDVVLVVASDRISAYDWVLPTEIPGKGGILTGLSLWWFDQVRDIVPNHTVEAPVPAEVEGRAMVCKRLDMFPVECVARGYLTGSGLVEYNESGTVCGIPLPEGLVDGSRLPEPIFTPATKAEVGEHDENVSFEAIVEQIGLEDAEALRDLTLAVYSRAHEIAAEKGIILADTKFEFGRTADGEILLADEVLTPDSSRFWPMDEWEPGRAQPSFDKQYVRDWLTSPESGWDKKSDDAPPALPADIVERTRQRYVEAFDRLAKH is encoded by the coding sequence ATGCCCGGTCACGTCGTCCCGCCGACCGCCCCCGAGCTGCCGGGCTGGAAGCACGTCTACTCGGGCAAGATCCGCGACCTCTACGAGCCCGTCGAGCCGCACCCGCGCGGCGACGTGGTCCTGGTCGTGGCCTCCGACCGCATCAGCGCGTACGACTGGGTGCTGCCGACCGAGATCCCCGGCAAGGGCGGCATCCTCACGGGCCTGAGCCTGTGGTGGTTCGACCAGGTGCGCGACATCGTGCCGAACCACACCGTCGAGGCGCCCGTCCCGGCCGAGGTCGAGGGGCGCGCGATGGTCTGCAAGCGCCTCGACATGTTCCCCGTCGAGTGCGTGGCGCGTGGGTACCTCACGGGCTCCGGCCTCGTCGAGTACAACGAGTCCGGGACCGTCTGCGGCATCCCGCTTCCCGAGGGCCTGGTCGATGGCTCGCGCCTGCCCGAGCCGATCTTCACCCCCGCCACCAAGGCCGAGGTCGGCGAGCACGACGAGAACGTGAGCTTCGAGGCGATCGTGGAGCAGATCGGGCTCGAGGACGCCGAGGCGCTGCGCGACCTCACGCTCGCGGTCTACTCGCGCGCCCACGAGATCGCCGCCGAGAAGGGCATCATCCTCGCGGACACCAAGTTCGAGTTCGGCCGCACCGCCGACGGCGAGATCCTCCTCGCCGACGAGGTGCTGACGCCCGACTCGAGCCGCTTCTGGCCCATGGACGAGTGGGAGCCGGGCCGCGCGCAGCCCAGCTTCGACAAGCAGTACGTCCGCGACTGGCTCACCTCGCCCGAGTCGGGCTGGGACAAGAAGTCGGACGATGCGCCTCCCGCGCTTCCCGCGGACATCGTCGAGCGCACGCGGCAGCGCTATGTCGAGGCCTTCGACAGGCTCGCGAAGCACTGA
- a CDS encoding trimeric intracellular cation channel family protein: MDLVSSVATDAILDDALSALRIVLEYLGTVAFAISGAVAASRRRMDLVGAVVLAGVVAVGGGTMRDLLLGQPVFWIENPALVVVAVGVALVIAPFARRRDLGAFARHRIVEYSDAAGLAIFVVIGTGIALDVGAHPAAAIIVGIANGVGGGVLRDLFSAQVPEVFWNGQLYATAALGGAIVYWALWAAGLPPLVVFWLPLLVILALRVLSLKRGWGVPSVAVVQKRELQNESRA, translated from the coding sequence ATGGACCTGGTGAGCAGCGTCGCGACCGACGCGATCCTCGACGATGCGCTCAGCGCGCTGCGCATCGTGCTCGAGTACCTCGGCACGGTGGCCTTCGCCATCTCGGGCGCGGTCGCCGCGAGTCGACGCCGCATGGACCTGGTTGGGGCCGTGGTCCTGGCGGGCGTGGTCGCCGTGGGCGGAGGGACGATGCGCGACCTCCTGCTCGGGCAGCCCGTCTTCTGGATCGAGAACCCGGCCCTCGTGGTCGTCGCGGTCGGAGTCGCGCTCGTCATCGCGCCGTTCGCCCGCCGCCGCGACCTCGGCGCCTTCGCTCGCCACCGCATCGTCGAGTACTCCGACGCCGCGGGCCTCGCGATCTTCGTCGTCATCGGCACCGGGATCGCGCTCGACGTGGGCGCGCACCCGGCCGCCGCGATCATCGTCGGCATCGCCAACGGCGTGGGCGGAGGCGTGCTGCGCGACCTGTTCTCCGCGCAGGTGCCCGAGGTGTTCTGGAACGGCCAGCTCTACGCGACCGCCGCGCTCGGCGGCGCGATCGTCTACTGGGCGCTGTGGGCCGCGGGGCTGCCGCCGCTCGTCGTGTTCTGGCTCCCGCTGCTCGTGATCCTCGCGCTGCGCGTGCTGTCGCTCAAGCGCGGGTGGGGCGTGCCGTCCGTCGCGGTGGTCCAGAAGCGCGAACTCCAGAACGAGAGCCGGGCGTAA
- a CDS encoding septum formation family protein — protein MRALAPLAVLGLATATLTGCSTIQGIIDGPVLQDFAVGECLDTDGVVSGDETEVGTIPVVECTEAHDAEVYYVTDTTLTEFDEEALFDEVTTACLDEFQAYVGVAYDDSSIYYSAIYPTQDSWDIEDRQLVCLLTVDEDVTQSFQGSGV, from the coding sequence ATGCGCGCCCTCGCCCCTCTCGCCGTGCTCGGCCTCGCGACCGCGACGCTCACGGGCTGCTCGACGATCCAGGGCATCATCGACGGTCCGGTGCTGCAGGACTTCGCGGTGGGCGAGTGCCTCGACACCGACGGCGTCGTGAGCGGCGACGAGACCGAGGTCGGCACGATCCCCGTCGTCGAGTGCACCGAGGCTCACGACGCCGAGGTCTACTACGTGACAGACACGACCCTCACCGAGTTCGACGAGGAGGCGCTCTTCGACGAGGTGACGACGGCGTGCCTCGACGAGTTCCAGGCCTACGTCGGCGTCGCGTACGACGACTCGTCGATCTACTACTCCGCGATCTACCCCACGCAGGACAGCTGGGACATCGAGGACCGCCAGCTCGTGTGCCTCCTGACGGTCGACGAGGACGTCACCCAGTCGTTCCAGGGCTCGGGCGTCTAG
- the purS gene encoding phosphoribosylformylglycinamidine synthase subunit PurS, which yields MPTIVVDVMPKPEILDPQGKAVSSALPRIGIEGFAQVRQGKRFELTVEGEVTEEVLAAARKAAETLLSNPVIEDVVSVAVEEV from the coding sequence ATGCCCACCATCGTCGTCGACGTGATGCCCAAGCCCGAGATCCTTGACCCCCAGGGCAAGGCCGTCTCCTCCGCCCTCCCCCGCATCGGGATCGAGGGCTTCGCGCAGGTCCGCCAGGGCAAGCGCTTCGAGCTCACCGTCGAGGGCGAGGTGACCGAGGAGGTGCTCGCCGCCGCCCGCAAGGCCGCCGAGACCCTGCTGAGCAACCCGGTCATCGAGGACGTCGTGTCCGTGGCCGTCGAGGAAGTCTGA
- the purQ gene encoding phosphoribosylformylglycinamidine synthase subunit PurQ translates to MTARIGVVTFPGTLDDRDAARAVRLAGAEAVPLWHGSDSLEDVDALVLPGGFSYGDYLRAGAIARFAPIMDKVVDAANGGMPVLGICNGFQMLTESHLLPGSMIKNDHLHFVCRDQTLRIENAETSWTTEYRAGEEIVIPLKNQDGQYVADEYTLDQLEAEGRVAFRYVGWNPNGSRRDIAGITNERGNVVGLMPHPEHAVEKGFGPDSVESGRAGTDGLAFFTSAIKGLLTLA, encoded by the coding sequence ATGACTGCCCGCATCGGCGTCGTCACCTTCCCCGGCACGCTCGACGACCGCGACGCCGCACGCGCGGTGCGCCTCGCCGGCGCCGAGGCCGTGCCGCTGTGGCACGGCTCCGACAGCCTCGAGGACGTCGACGCGCTGGTGCTGCCCGGCGGCTTCTCGTACGGCGACTACCTGCGCGCCGGTGCGATCGCGCGCTTCGCGCCGATCATGGACAAGGTCGTGGACGCGGCCAACGGCGGCATGCCGGTGCTCGGCATCTGCAACGGCTTCCAGATGCTCACCGAGTCGCACCTGCTGCCCGGCTCGATGATCAAGAACGACCACCTCCACTTCGTGTGCCGCGACCAGACTCTGCGCATCGAGAACGCGGAGACCAGCTGGACCACGGAGTACCGGGCGGGCGAGGAGATCGTCATCCCGCTCAAGAACCAGGACGGCCAGTACGTCGCCGATGAGTACACGCTCGACCAGCTCGAGGCCGAGGGCCGCGTGGCCTTCCGCTACGTCGGCTGGAACCCGAACGGCTCGCGACGCGACATCGCCGGCATCACGAACGAGCGCGGCAACGTGGTCGGTCTCATGCCGCACCCCGAGCACGCCGTGGAGAAGGGCTTCGGGCCCGACTCCGTCGAGTCCGGCCGCGCCGGCACGGATGGCCTCGCGTTCTTCACGTCCGCCATCAAGGGCCTGCTGACGCTCGCGTAG
- a CDS encoding ASCH domain-containing protein, with translation MIVESVVLPVKPGFEAGFERAFRAAEPLLARQRGYVSSALRRGVEEESTYLLTVEWETVDNHEVGFRESQDYQEWKALLHPFYVTLPEVLHYGEDLSGDAESWEEEPAESEDDALASFWERCRKNVPSLPEEAPAAWAFGGTRAHAAGLLELVLAGVKTGTASSLWDFEAEGDPLPEVGEVNIIVDGDGVPRALIQTTDVRTVKFDEVDEEHAASEGEGDRSLHHWRVVHARFWDEFSETGFSRDMPVVCERFALVYSEADPRP, from the coding sequence GTGATCGTCGAGTCCGTCGTCCTGCCCGTCAAGCCCGGATTCGAGGCCGGCTTCGAGCGCGCCTTCCGCGCCGCCGAGCCCCTTCTCGCGCGTCAGCGCGGCTACGTGTCGAGCGCGCTGCGCCGCGGCGTCGAGGAGGAGTCGACCTATCTGCTCACGGTCGAGTGGGAGACCGTGGACAACCACGAGGTCGGCTTCCGCGAGTCTCAGGACTACCAGGAGTGGAAGGCCCTCCTGCACCCCTTCTACGTGACTCTGCCCGAGGTCCTTCACTACGGCGAGGACCTCTCCGGCGACGCCGAGTCGTGGGAGGAGGAGCCCGCAGAGTCCGAGGACGATGCGCTCGCCTCCTTCTGGGAGCGGTGCCGCAAGAACGTTCCCTCGCTGCCCGAGGAGGCCCCCGCGGCCTGGGCCTTCGGCGGCACGCGCGCCCACGCGGCGGGCCTGCTCGAGCTCGTGCTCGCGGGCGTCAAGACCGGCACCGCGTCCTCGCTGTGGGACTTCGAGGCCGAGGGCGACCCGCTGCCCGAGGTTGGCGAGGTCAACATCATCGTCGACGGTGACGGCGTCCCGCGGGCGCTGATCCAGACCACCGACGTGCGCACCGTGAAGTTCGACGAGGTCGACGAGGAGCACGCCGCCTCCGAGGGCGAGGGCGACCGGTCGCTCCACCACTGGCGCGTCGTGCACGCCCGCTTCTGGGACGAGTTCTCCGAGACCGGCTTCTCGCGGGACATGCCCGTGGTCTGCGAGCGGTTCGCGCTCGTCTACTCGGAGGCCGACCCGCGGCCGTAG
- a CDS encoding LLM class flavin-dependent oxidoreductase, which translates to MLRIGFLSFGWWSAAPGSRVRTAKDVVDDTIRLAEAAEDAGMDGAWLRIHHFEQNTSSPFPLLAAMGARTSRVELGTGVINMRYENPLYMAEAAATADLVSGGRLQLGVSRGSPEPAADGPDTFGYPLPVGMTPADDAADRIARFREAISGQGIAQPGARAHALPGELLPIQPQSPGLSDRIWYGAGGNESARRVGELGMHLMSSTLVAEATGEPMPVVQRRQIEVFRDAWREAGHPGEPRVSISRSIMPIVDDETRTYFGPHLERDLMGANRDQIGELDNAVSTFGKTYVGDIDKLERELREDEAVMDADTLLVTIPNQLGADLNRKTFDAFAELRSRLSA; encoded by the coding sequence ATGTTGAGGATCGGATTCTTGTCGTTCGGATGGTGGTCGGCCGCGCCCGGCTCCCGCGTCCGGACGGCGAAGGACGTGGTCGACGACACGATCCGCCTGGCCGAGGCCGCCGAGGACGCTGGGATGGACGGCGCCTGGCTGCGCATCCACCACTTCGAGCAGAACACCTCCTCCCCGTTCCCCCTGCTCGCCGCGATGGGCGCGCGCACGTCGCGCGTCGAGCTCGGCACGGGCGTGATCAACATGCGCTACGAGAACCCGCTGTACATGGCCGAGGCGGCCGCGACCGCGGACCTCGTCTCGGGCGGACGGCTCCAGCTCGGCGTCTCGCGCGGCTCACCCGAGCCCGCCGCGGATGGGCCAGACACCTTCGGCTACCCCCTGCCGGTCGGCATGACGCCCGCGGACGATGCGGCGGACAGGATCGCGCGCTTCCGCGAGGCGATCTCGGGCCAGGGGATCGCCCAGCCCGGAGCGCGCGCCCACGCGCTGCCCGGCGAGCTGCTCCCGATCCAGCCGCAGTCCCCCGGGCTGAGCGACCGCATCTGGTACGGCGCTGGCGGCAACGAGTCCGCGCGACGCGTCGGCGAGCTCGGCATGCACCTCATGTCCTCGACGCTCGTCGCGGAGGCGACGGGAGAGCCGATGCCCGTGGTCCAGCGCCGGCAGATCGAGGTCTTCCGCGACGCGTGGCGCGAGGCCGGCCATCCGGGCGAGCCGCGGGTGTCGATCTCGCGCTCGATCATGCCGATCGTGGACGACGAGACGCGCACCTACTTCGGGCCGCACCTCGAACGCGACCTCATGGGCGCGAACCGCGATCAGATCGGCGAGCTCGACAACGCGGTGTCGACGTTCGGCAAGACCTACGTGGGCGACATCGACAAGCTCGAGCGCGAGCTGCGCGAGGACGAGGCCGTCATGGACGCGGACACTCTGCTCGTCACGATCCCGAACCAGCTCGGCGCGGACCTCAACCGCAAGACCTTCGACGCCTTCGCGGAGCTGCGGAGCCGGCTCAGCGCCTGA
- a CDS encoding GNAT family N-acetyltransferase, with the protein MITIREVAADEPQALALWHDQQHELMERYDDPDLVIETEFPTFVRSLVGYADGEAVATVLLRWSPYHEAGAIELKRLYVRPDHRGRGHSRALMGVAESVARRAGATRIVLESGDQQPEALQLYERVGYERITNYGTWKDDEGTLCYGRVLPTRLLVVNGSIGAGKTAVAAGVLDALRERGARAAFIDADSLCQAVPAGEDDPYHQELMFAAIAKIAPVYRHRGYGCIVVPRVVEDADDRARWARAFAADVGAPEVTVARVTAPLEVRRSRIDMREPEGYWRDWAHARTIELDEVLEDLDLDDVVVENVGRTAKETAEELLAEIGW; encoded by the coding sequence ATGATCACGATCCGCGAGGTGGCGGCCGACGAGCCGCAAGCCCTCGCCCTGTGGCACGACCAGCAGCACGAGCTGATGGAGCGATACGACGACCCGGACCTGGTGATCGAGACCGAGTTCCCGACCTTCGTCCGCTCGCTCGTGGGCTACGCGGACGGCGAGGCGGTGGCCACGGTGCTGCTGCGCTGGTCGCCGTATCACGAGGCCGGCGCGATCGAGCTCAAGCGCCTCTACGTCCGCCCCGACCACCGCGGCAGGGGCCACTCGCGCGCGCTCATGGGCGTCGCCGAGTCGGTCGCGCGGCGCGCTGGCGCGACCCGGATCGTCCTCGAGAGCGGCGATCAGCAGCCGGAGGCCCTGCAGCTCTACGAGCGGGTCGGCTACGAGCGCATCACCAACTACGGGACGTGGAAGGACGACGAGGGTACGCTCTGCTACGGCCGGGTGCTGCCGACGCGGCTCCTGGTCGTGAACGGATCGATCGGCGCAGGCAAGACCGCGGTCGCCGCGGGCGTGCTGGATGCCCTCAGGGAGCGCGGTGCCCGCGCGGCGTTCATCGACGCCGACTCGCTGTGCCAGGCCGTGCCCGCCGGCGAGGACGATCCGTATCACCAGGAGCTCATGTTCGCCGCGATCGCCAAGATCGCGCCCGTGTACCGGCACCGCGGCTACGGCTGCATCGTCGTCCCCCGCGTGGTCGAGGACGCCGACGACCGGGCCCGCTGGGCGCGTGCCTTCGCAGCCGACGTCGGCGCCCCGGAGGTGACGGTCGCGCGCGTCACGGCGCCGCTCGAGGTGCGTAGGAGCCGGATCGATATGCGAGAACCCGAGGGGTACTGGCGCGACTGGGCGCACGCCAGGACGATCGAGCTGGACGAGGTCCTCGAGGACCTGGACCTGGACGATGTGGTGGTCGAGAACGTCGGCCGCACCGCCAAGGAGACGGCGGAGGAGCTGCTGGCCGAGATCGGCTGGTAG